A stretch of DNA from Cryptomeria japonica chromosome 4, Sugi_1.0, whole genome shotgun sequence:
GAACCTTTATATGTGTCTTTGTTTATTAATGGGCATAAATTGAGTAATTATATAATAGATTCTGGAGCATTAGACAATGTTATGCCCTCAGCAGTAGCAAAAGATTTAGGTCTAACCTTAACAAAAAACTTTGGCAAATGTTATTCCATGGATTCCAAGCAGGTTCCTTTGTTAGGGAAAATTAAGGATGCCAAGTGGCTTTGGTAGCACATCTTGACAAGAGTAATCAAGTTGACAATTTTGGTGGGTGACATCCCTACCAGTTATGGCATGTTATTAAGTCGTACCTTTTGTAAAGATATGGGTGGGGAAATtagaatggattggtctcaagcaatGATCACAGTTGGAAAACAGAGAGTTGTCATGCATCCTAAAATAAAAGCCAAATACATAGTCTTTCCTTTAGATGATccgaaagctcaaattttgtatcaagattgcgcctttggaaattatatgatatcAACTGATTTTCAAGGTGTGGATAAGATCGTAGATCTAGGTATGTCTGATGAACTCTGGtccatggaatttgatgggagttgttcatcttctggTTCAGGGGCTGGGGTAGTATTAATACCTCTTGAAGGTAAAGTTATTCCTTATGCTTTCAAATTAGAGTTTCAAAACACTAATAATACgactgaatatgaagctctattattaggTCTTGCTGAAGcgaagaaattgcaaatcaaaatgttgaaagtTAAAGGTGATGCTGAACTTATTGTGAAACAAGTGAGAGGTTTATTTACTGTTAAAAATGAGAGACTGAGGCATTATAGAAACTGCGTTTGGGACGAGATTGAAGCATTCGATGCTTTCTCAATCGAAGTAGTACCAAGGGAGTTCAACTCGAAGGCTGATTCTGTGGCGGTATCTGCAACTTTATTAGTGCCTCATCCTAATTTCACAACTGATACCTACATGATAGAATTGGTTTATAGACCAAGCGTGCCTGACAATTCTGAATCCTGGTAGGTGTTCGAAAATGATAAGCAGATTCATAATTTTTAGTGGTGTGCTGAGATtttcacatccttgttttatgaaggtTTAGAAGaaagttgtaaagagttttctcccgaTTCACCAAAGGAACTGCATGATGGGATGCTacaattgaaaggaaataaaatcccaaaaggctTGGTTTCTCTTGAACGTCTTTTTGATCGAAAGGATGGGTATGTTAAGCAAGAAGAGAAAGAAACTCCTGTAATTCAAAACTCTAGTGAGTATGAGAGAATCAACATTGGTACTGAAGAGGATCCTAagtttgttaatttgggaaaatgttgttctgaGTAGGAGAAGATGAGGTTCATCAGCCTGTTGGTTGAGttcaaagatgtttttgcatggtgctatgatgatttaaagaatttcagaGATGGTAGATtccaacatcacattcctttgaaacCTGGTGTCAATCCTTTCCGGCAGAAGTTGAGGAACTTTAATCCAAAGGTAGCAGAAGTGATCTTTCACGAGGTAGACAAAATGCTAAAGGCTCGAATTATTTATCCTATACATCATTCTTCTTGGATTGCTAATATTGTCTCTGTtcgaaagaaaaatggtgaaatacgAATCTGTGTTGATTTCAAAAACTTGAACCTAGCAAgcctgaaggataattatcctttgccaGCAATGTATCATATTTTACAAACCGTTTCAGGATcaaagatgatgtccatgttggatggctcTTGGATATAACCAAATTAGTGTCTCAGagaaagatcaacacaaaacaaccttTATAACTCCCTGGGGCACCTTTGCATATAATAGGATGCCTTTCGAATTAATTAATGTAGGGGCAACATTTCAGAGGGCGATGGATatttcctttgggaatttgaggaATAAAATCATTGTCATATACTTAGACGATTTGACTATATTCTCTAGGAAGAGAAAACATCATTTGCGAGATTTGAGGAAAGTTCTGATGAGATGCAGAGAGCATGGGGTgtcattaaatcctaaaaagtctgtTTTTGGCGTCACAAAAGGAAAACTTCTCAGACATATTGTTTCAAAGGAGGGAGTAAAGGTGGATCCAGAAAGAGTAAAGGCAATACAACAACTCAACCTTCCTTCCAACAAaaatggagtgaggtccttctttggacaggtgaactttcTAAGACgttttattcctgattttgctAAGACTACTAAATACATTGTAAATACGATGAGTGAGAACGTAGTTTTTAAGTGGAATGAGGAAGGTAAAAGggcttttgaagaaataaaaagagaaataGCGCATGCACCCACTCTGGTTAATCCAGATTTCAGtaaggattttattatttattgctatGCATCAGAGCATACTATGTCTAGAATTTTAGTGCAGAAAGGTGATGATAATGGGGAAGTCCCAATCTCCTTCATGAGTGTACCTCTGAAGAAGCATGAGTTAAAATACTCGTAGATAGAAAAGAAAGCTTATGTGGTAGTGAAAGCTAGCAAACAATTCATGTACTATATACTTCATTCACATGCAACTGTCTTTGTTCCAAACTCTGCAGTGAAAAGTATTTTAACCCAACAGGATGTTGGTATCaataatagagcatcttgggtctctaagattcaagagttcaatttagaCATTAAGCCTACTAAGCTATTCAGAGGACAAGGCCTTTGTAAACTAATGGCGGAGAGCAAGTTTGAAGAGGAGGAAAGTTTGCCCTTAACTTTATTTGTTAATCATCAGGATTCTTGGTTCACCGATGTTGCCTATTATCTCACTTATGGAGACTATCCAGGTTATCTTTCTCTTAGGGAGAaacaaaatttgaagctaaaagctACAAAGTATGttatctttgatgatatattgtacAAGAAGGGTTTGGATGACACCTTTCTCAGGTGTGTAGATAAGCCGCATCAAGAAGCTTTACTGAAAACTTTCCATAATGAGGCATGTGGCGGTCATTTCTCCTCTATGGTGATTGCATATAAAATCTTGAGGAACTATTActattggccaggaatgttcagAGATGTGTATGCTTGGGTAGCGAGGTGTGAAAAGCGCAAATCGTTTATAGGTAAACCCCAGTTGGTTGCCTTGCCTTTAAGACCTGTAGTGATTGAGGAACCATTTAAataatggggattagatttcattggtccttTGAACCCAACCTCCAGCGCAGGAAACACTCACATATTAACAACAACGAATTATTTCACCAACtgggtggaagctatccctatGAAAAAGACCACTTCAGAGGTTGTGTGTGCGTTCCTTAAGGACAATATTCTTGTTAGGTTCGACGTTCCTCataaaatagtcacagataatgcatcaaatttctcttcatctaaattagttttgttttgctatgatcatggaatttctttggTGCATACTTCTGATTATTATCCATAGGGTAACGACCAAGCAGAATCAAGTAATAGAAACTTGATTAACATTATGAGGAAGTTGGTTAGCGATAATTTCAGAGATTGGCATAAGAAGTTGCATGAAGCACTGTGGGTAGATCGAGCCTCACCTAAGCAAGCTATAGGAatgtctccatttgagttggtatATGGCATTGGTGCCCAAATATTTCTTCCTCTAGAATTAGCAGCTTCCAAATTATAGACTGTAGTAGAAGACGCATTCTTTCAAATCTCCCTTGAGAAGAGAATTATGTATTTAATTAAGATCAAGGAAGAAAGGGAAAAGCTGATCGACAGGATTACCAAACATCAGATGAGGGTGAAAAGGATTTTTGACCCGAAGGCAAGACCCAAGAAGTTCATGAAAGGTGATaaggtgttattatgggataaaaggagggaGTTGAAGGGTGCCCACGATAAATTTGAGTCACTGTGGAAAGGACCTTATGTAATTCATGAGGTGAAAGgtcccaattcttttaaacttgcttatcaAGATGGCTTTGAACTACCCCTATCCTATAATGGGCaggacttaaaattgtatcaattgtaagtAGGAGTCTCCTGCCAGTTTGTGTATACAGTTTTTGTTGTGTTTAGTTTAGGTGTGTGAGTTTTGGTGTGAGTCAGGCCTTACTTTTAAGTCATTTGCAAAACCAGGGATTCTAGGATTCATTGCTTGGTACTTTATAGTtccagtccccatgcagagccaaTGTTGGTGGTACATATAAATTTCTATTTTTATGTCGCCTTTTGAGTCATGTCCCTAACTGGTCCTTTGGTCAGGTGGTATTTCTTGAATTTTTTGTGCAAATTCAGTCTTCgcagttttgtttttttaaagctTCACTGTActaaacttgaaccttgaacttgaatcttatgggttcaaggttcaaagtttaacGGGCTTCATGT
This window harbors:
- the LOC131875125 gene encoding uncharacterized protein LOC131875125, with product MDISFGNLRNKIIVIYLDDLTIFSRKRKHHLRDLRKVLMRCREHGVSLNPKKSVFGVTKGKLLRHIVSKEGVKVDPERVKAIQQLNLPSNKNGVRSFFGQVNFLRRFIPDFAKTTKYIVNTMSENVVFKWNEEGKRAFEEIKREIAHAPTLVNPDFSKDFIIYCYASEHTMSRILVQKVKSILTQQDVGINNRASWVSKIQEFNLDIKPTKLFRGQGLCKLMAESKFEEEESLPLTLFVNHQDSWFTDVAYYLTYGDYPGYLSLREKQNLKLKATKYVIFDDILYKKGLDDTFLRCVDKPHQEALLKTFHNEACGGHFSSMVIAYKILRNYYYWPGMFRDVYAWVARCEKRKSFIGKKQAKIKEEKLDFEAAHSIGGRVTRSRYKKNFQPLAAHLILYLDAKEAQGNMTTPVSDANKVVTDVDTNVQDS